Sequence from the Thermocoleostomius sinensis A174 genome:
GCTTACGCGATCGCCAACTAACCAGAGTTCGCATTAACCTGGTAAAGTTCAGGGTCGGTGCTTTTCTGTTTAATCACAAGCTGTTGAGCAAAACTTCAGACTCTAGTTTTTCCAATGGCAATGAACCTTTAGTGCAAACTTGGGAACATCCATCTCTAGTTGAAATGGATATTTTAGAGAAGCTCCAATTCATTGAGTCAGTGGTGGGAAAATACCGCGATCGCAGTCCAGCTAACCCAGATTTGACATCAGAGGATCTCAATTCAGAATTATCGATTACCCATGCCTTACAACATCTCAACTCGGACGCAGGCAATCAAAAAAATGGTTCAAACCCTGACATAACGACCGATCCAGTTGTGCTGGATGCAAATCGGAGTCGCTCCAGTGCTAATCGATCGAATACTGCCAGTGCCTTAGTAAAGGGGTTCACCCAGGTTGGGAAAGAACTCACCCCAGAGTATGAACAGCAAGTGATTCATGAGTTGCGGCTGAGGCGCAAACAAAACAAGCTAGCAGTTCGATGGCTACTGATTCTAATCCTGGTTCCCATTGCAGTTCAGGTTGTTGCCAAAAATCTGATCTTTGAACCTTTTCTAGATAACTATGGCAATCATCATCCTCAGCAAATTGAACTCAATCAAGAAATTCAGAAAGAATTTCATGCTGAGTTTATGGATTTTAAGGAGACTTTAGAAATCGAGCAACTACTTGGCAATCTACCCCAATTGACTACTGAGGAAACTAAAAAACGGTTAGAAGAAAAAGCTACTGAACTTTGGCATGAGTCACGAGAACATGCCCTGAACGGACTGAAAAATGTAGCTGCGGATGTTGTTGCTCTAATAGTTTTTATTGGACTTATCTTCTTTAACCGAGATAAATTAATCACGATTCGCAATTTTTCAAACTGGTCATTTCTCAACTTAAGCGATCCAGCAAAGGTATTTCTGCTGATCTTGGTAACCGATATGTTTGTCGGCTTCCATTCGGTTGAGGGGTGGGATGTCATTTTAGTGAGTGTGTTCAATCACTTTGGATTACCGGAAAATGACACCTTTATCAAGAGTTTCATTGCTACCGTGCCCGTCTTTATGGATTCCTGCATCAAGTTTTGGATTTTCAACTATCTCACCCGTTTCTCACCCTCTGCCTCCGCCGTCTATGAGCGGATGAATACATAACATGAAGAAATCTGCATTATGGTTTGTCATTTTTCTAGGCGTTGTCAGCCTCTGTGCTGATGCCACCTACGAAGGGGCACGCAGCATTACCGGAGCTTATCTGGGCAGCCTGGGGGCAAGTGGTACGATCGTTGGCATTGTTGCAGGCTTGGGTGAACTGATTGGCTACGGATTTCGGTTAGTGATTGGCTATCTCAGCGATCGCACTCGCAAATATTGGGGCATTACAACCCTGGGCTATTTCATCAACACTGCTGTTGTACCGTTGTTAGCTCTGACGGGAACCTGGCAGGCGGCTGCCGGACTCATGATTGCAGAACGTACCGGAAAAGCCGTTCGGACTCCTCCCCGCGATGTGTTGCTATCCCATGCAGCGATGCAGGTGGGGCGAGGGTTTGGCTTTGGTTTGCATGAAGCGATGGATCAAATTGGGGCAGTTGCAGGACCGTTGATGGTTGCAGCCATGCTGTCCTGGCAGTTTGGCTATCGCGGTGGCTTTGCGATTTTGGTGATTCCGGCTGTCCTTGGCTTACTTGTGTTGCTGATTACCCAACGGATCTACCCCGATCCGCGTGACTTTGAGCCACCCTCCCCAGCCGACTTGCATACCGAGGGTTTACCACGTCGCTTTTGGATCTATTTGGGAGCGATCGCCCTAATTGCCGCAGGCTATGCCGACTTCCCCTTAATTGCCTTTCACTTACAACAGGCGGGAACCGATACAGAAAGCCAGATCCCCTTACTCTATGCCCTGGCAATGGGCGTGGATGCGATCGCGGCTTTAGCCTTTGGTCGCTGGTTTGATCAAATTGGGCTAAGGAGTTTAATGGCGGCAGTTGGGCTATCCCTGTTCTTCGCACCGCTGGTGTTTCTGGGAAATGCTCAATTGACAATTCTGGGCATGGTGCTGTGGGGGATTGGAATGGGTGCTCAGGAATCGATTATGAAAGCCGCTGTCGCTGGAATTGTGCCACCAGAGCGTCGCGGGTCTGCCTATGGCATCTTCAACACGGGCTATGGACTTGCCTGGTTTGCAGGAAGTGCCTTGATGGGCGTTTTATATGATTTTTCGCTACCTGCCCTGGTTATTTTTTCAGTGTTGATCCAATTTGCCGCTATTCCTGCGTTGTTTTGGGTGAGTGGACGAGCACGGAGGAGCTGAGGTAACGGGGCAATGTGGTACAGGCATGTAGTCGCTGAACTTGTAGACGAGTGATTCCCCAATTTGCATCGGCAGTAACTACACGCGAGAAAGCTTAATCCCCCTCGCTCAGACTTTAGGCTTCACTATGGATGGCATTGGCACGAATGAAAAACAGGGTGGCAAATTGCTGGGGTCAAAGCTAACTTCTGGAATCTGATCCGGCGGCACGAAGGCAACTAGGGTGCCAGCCCCCACCTGGGCGATCAGTCCCAGCAGCACCAGCGTACCCAGAATCACAACCACATCCGCTAAGCCAAAGGGAAACCGCTTGAGGTTTTCTGGGTAAGGAAAGGTTTGCTTGAACAGGGATTTCAAAAGGGGACTCAATGAGGATAATCTGATATTTACCACACCCGCAGGAAACCCTCATGCGCCACACCCCACCCCTGGAACCTTACACTCGCCCCAATGGTTAGTCCCATCATTCCACCCCGGCAGCACCGCCACTACCTGACCCACTGGCTGCTCAACCAAGACCGCAACAAAGCCAACGAACGCTCATTCAAGCATCCCTGGTGGCAGGTGATGTGTCTCACTGGGGTCGATTACTTCTCGACCCTAGGCTACCAACCGGGCATTGCCGCCCTAGCAGCGGGCGCACTATCCCCCCTGGCAACACTGATTTTGGTGCTGGTGACGCTGTTTGGCGCACTGCCGATTTACCGTCAGGTAGCGAAGTTTAGCCCCCACGGCGAAGGCTCAATCGCCATGCTAGAGCGACTTTTGCCCCGCTGGCAGGGCAAACTGTTTGTGCTGGTGCTGCTGGGGTTTGCCTGCACTGACTTTATTATCACCATCACCCTCTCAGCGGCAGATGCCACCGCCCACTTGGTCGAGAATCCACTGCTCTCAGCATTTTTACAGGGGCAGCAGGTGCCCCTCACTCTGGTTTTAATTACTCTGCTGGCGGTGATTTTTTTGAAGGGGTTTCAGGAGGCGATCGGGGTCGCCTTGGTGTTGGTAGCAACCTATCTAACTCTCAATCTGGTAGTAATTGGGGTGGCGGGCTATCAGATGCTGCAACAGCCGACCCTGTTGGGCAATTGGCACACAGCCCTGACTGTAACTAGCCCCTGGCGCATGATTGGGGTCTCAATGCTGCTATTTCCGAAGCTGGCTCTGGGGCTGTCGGGGTTTGAAACTGGGGTGGCGTTGATGCCCCTGGTGAAAGGCAACCCCAGCGACACCGACACCCAGCCTGCGGGACGCATTCGCCAGACTCACCAGCTACTGACCGCAGCAGCAGTGATCATGAGCTTTTTTCTACTCACCAGTAGCGTTGTCACCACAGTGCTGATTCCGGCAGCAGCATTTCAAACCGGGGGACAAGCTAACGGGCGGGCACTAGCTTACCTAGCTCACCAGTATTTGGGCAACGGCTTTGGCACACTGTACGACCTCAGCACCATTACCATTCTCTGGTTCGCTGGAGCATCGGCGATGGCAGGTTTGCTCAACTTGGTACCCCGCTATCTGCCCCGCTACGGCATGGCGCCTGAGTGGGCGGGGGCAGTGCGCCCCTTGGTACTGGTGTTTACGGCGATCGCCTTTACCGTCACCCTGGTTTTTGATGCCAGCGTTGAGGCCCAGGGCGGAGCTTATGCGACAGGCGTACTGGTATTGATGAGTTCGGCGGCAGTGGCGGTGACTCTCGCGTTCCATCGGCGCGGGGCAAAACGGGGCGCGATCGCCTTTGGGTTGATTGCTCTGGTGTTTTTCTATACCACCATTGCCAACATCTTTGAGCGTCCCGACGGCATTCGCATTGCGGTGTTTTTTATCACTGCCATTATTTCAACCTCAATGGTATCGCGGGTGTTTCGCTCAACAGAACTGCGGGTGACTGGCGTAGAACTCGACGAGACTGCCCAGGCGTTTGTTGCTCAGTTTCAAGCCCAGCCCGTGCGGCTGATCGCTCATCGTCGAGCAAAAGGGGAATCTGCCCTGGAATATCAACAGAAGGAACAAAATGTGCGGGAGGACAGCCATCTGTCCACCTCTCAGCCGATCCTCTTTCTAGAAGTGCAGGTGTTTGATGCCTCCGTGTTTATTGATGTAATTCAGGTCAAAGGGGTTGAGGTAGGCGGCTACCGCATTTTGCGGGTGCAAAGTTCGGCAGTGCCCAACGCGATCGCAGCTCTGCTGCTCTACCTACGCGACCAGACCGGCACCCTGCCCCACGTTTACTTTGAGTGGGGGGAAGGAAACCCCCTGAAATATCTGCTGCGCTTTATTTTCTTGGGCGAGGGCGATGTGCCCTTGGTCACCCGCGAGGTTCTCCGCAAGGCTGAACCCGACCCACTGAGGCGACCCCACATTCATGTCAGCGGGTAGTAGGCTGTCATTTTTGTTTTGCGGGGTGCAGGGGTAAGACCCCTGCGTGGAGGCAACGGCCCCATACCCCCATTACCCATCAGATCTTGCTTGACAAAGCACTAGAGAGTGCTACCGCTAAGACCAGTTCTTTCTCTATACATCATCCTGACCGTTAGGAACTTGAATACTGCTGCGATAGACTGCATCACCCTGTCCAGGTTGCTCAACCCCAGCTTGCTCGGTTTGAAGAATCCTGCCATTGCTTGCATCTACGGTGACTTCCGTTTGTCCAACGATCACTTTGTAAACAAGATTGCCGTCTTCATTGTCTATCGTCACCTGACTTGCATTACCCCTCTGAGCAGCTTCAGCGGCCTGTCTTGCTTGATCAGCGTTAATTCTAGTCAGAGATTGTAATTGAGTCGATTCTTGCTGTTCCTCCTGTTGGGCTGCAACCTCACCGTCCCCATCCCCCAGAGTTTGAGTAGCTTGAGTTGGATGGCGCATCTCACCTTGTACATGTTCCGGAGGTTCAGTTGCGGGGTTCATTTCACCATCCCCATCACTAGTTTGGCTCATCATCATACTGTGATGAGGAACGGTTGCTGCTGTGGTTCTAGTTTGATTTGCAAAGGCACTGCGGGCAGCAATACCAAATCCTAATGTACCCAACAAAGACAAGGCAATTAAGAGTTTAGTCGGTGCTTTCATAATGTGAAACTCCTATTCACTGGGTTTGCTATTTCACTGTAGGAAGCGGGGGTCAAGAACTTGGAAAGATCTTGCTCTAGATTGAAGAAAATACTCTACCGTAATGCTGCTAGCGTAATCCTGAGCTTCACTGTGCTACGGTGAATTTGTCTCTGTGAGCAACACGAATGAATGAGCAACGCCATCCGTGTGAGGGCGCAATCAAAACTACACTAACCAAACTCCGCAGGGTAAACAAGATGAGATCAGGGCGAAGGCAGATTACAAAACCAATGTCAAAGCTGAAGAGGAGATTGAAATAATTCTCCAACATTTAGAGAACCAGAACAGAGAGATGGAGGAAATTAAACAACTTCTAGAGAAGTTACAGCACTCTGATAGTGCTTGAATCACTTTTTCTCACTTCTTAAAATAAACTCTATGAACTGGATGAACCGATTTCCCTGGTGGATAAATTTGAGCTTAGCAATCATTTTGTTGGCTCTAGATGTCTGGATTATTTTCCAACTTTTTCAATTTTTTCACTCTGTCATCGCAATTGTAGTTATCGCAACCTTGCTGTCGTTTATTTTGGAATATCCGGTCTATTGGCTACATCGGTTTAGAGTGCCTCGGTTACAAGCTATTTTATTAACTTTGACAGTAGCACTGCTGCTTTTGATTGTTTTAGGCATAACACTTATCCCTGCTTTAATCGAGCAGATCGATCAGCTTGCCAAACAACTTCCAACCTGGATTCAATCAGGGACTCAACAGCTAACACTCTTACAAAGTTGGGCACAATCCCGTAACTTACCAGTTGACCTGGGAAAGCTAATTACTCGATTGGAAGATCGATTATCTAATCAACTGCAAGTTTTGAGCGGTGGTGTATTGACTGTATTGTTAGATCTCGTCGGTCGCCTGTTAGATTTACTTATTACGATTGTTCTAACCTTTTACCTACTGCTACATGGCGATCGTCTTTGGGATGGGATTTTCCAATGGTTTCCTGCAACTTTACAGATACAAACACGGCAAGCCCTCAAACAAAATTTTCATAACTACTTTGTGGGTCAATCAACACTTGCCCTATTGATGGGAAGTGCAATGACAATTAGCTTTTTAGTATTACAAGTTCCTTTTGGATTGCTATTTGGGTTAGGCATTGGTGTAATGGCACTGTTTCCCTTTGGAGCTAGCTTGAGCATCGTCACAGTCAGTCTTTTGTTAGCACTACAAAACATTTGGTTAGGCATTAAAGTTTTGATTGTTGCCTTTTTAGTTGATTTGGTAATTGAAAATGCGATCGCTCCACAACTAATTGGTAAGTTTACAGGACTAAATCCTGCTTGGATTTTAGTATCCCTGCTGATTGGGGCAAAAATAGGAGGCATATTGGGCGTAATTTTGGCAGTACCAATCGCTAGCTTCATCAAAAGTATGTTGGAGTATTTTTATAGGGGCAACGCTCTACCGCAGACAAAGATAAATCCTGATGTCATTGATTGACAATGCTTAACTCAGCGAGTGAGGTTGGTAATAAAGGTACTTTTGCAAAGGATGCTGATAATTCATTGATATTAATTATTGATATCTATAATTCGTCACCTTGCTGCTCCAGTGGTAATGTCGCCTGCGTTTGCATTAGCTCTTCAAATATCCGTTTGAGCGATCCCGCGAGTGGCACCGCTAATATTAGCCCCAATACCCCAGCTAACTGTGAACCAATGAGCAGTGAAAGCAAAATCCAAATTGGATTTAAACCAATCAGGTTTCCTAAAATCTTTGGTGTAACAGCATTGTCAACGACTTGATCGATTATTAGTGCAACGATCGCCAACTCGCCCCCCAAAATGACGCTCTTAAAGCTGATAATGACTGCGGATGTGAAAATACCAATTGTGTCTCCAAACGGAATTAAAGCGAGTAGACCGATGCTAGTACCAAACACGAGCCAATAGGGAATTTTGAGTATAAAGAAAGCTATTGTCAACGCTGTAGCCATCAGCAGAGCGATCGTGAATTGCCCAATAAAATAACTTCTAAACTGCTCTTGAAACGCAATCCGAACTTGGTTGCCGACCTCGCCTGGCAGCCAACGTAACAAGCCATTCCAAAACTTCTCTCCATGCAATAGCAAGTAGAGTGTAAACACGATTGTAATGAGGACTTCTACAAGGCGATCGGCAATGCCCAAAATGATTTCAGCAGCCTGATTCGGTAAATCAGCAACTTCATTTGGAAGCATTTGTGTCAGTTTGGTTGCTATCGCTGTGACGTTGAGAGGGACATGCCGTGCTGCAAGCCAGGTATCTAGTGCCTGAAATTGCTGGCTGCCTGAGTCTAACCAAACAGGCAGACGATCGGACAATTCTCGCAGTTGTTGCAGGAGTATCGGCAGCAGGTTAAAACCAAGAACTCCCAATAAACTCAATGTGATGAGCAGAATTAGAACAATACTGAAACCAGATTGAATCCCGAACTTTTCGATCTGACGAATTGGATAGCCCAATAGAAATGACAACAAGGTTGCCACAATTAGAATGGTAAACGGCGTTTGAAATGTTTGAAAGATTTTGTAGAACAGCCAAAGGTTCAGACATGTTAGGGGTACAGCAATCTCATACACCAGCCAGCGGGGGAGTTTGTCAAATCCTAGCATTGTAAACATGGTAGTAACTGAACGTTTCCTGTCACGATAGATCTAGATTAGGTACTCAGCGACACGCCTAATAAACGCCCGATGCCAAAGGTAATTCCCGATGCTGCTAACCCAAACAAAACCTGACGGCTTCCTGAAAATAAAACGCTCCGACCAGTCAGGAGGGTAATACCTGCACCAATCAGGAACAAAGCCAAACCGCTCAGGAGTAAGCTGATCCAAAGCGCGATCGCACCCTGCAAAAATAGAAACGGCAACACTGGGATAATCGCTCCTGCTGCAAACAGAAAAAACGAAGTCAGTCCTGCCATCCAGGCCGAGCCACCCAATTCCTCTGGATCGATATGATGCGTTCCAGAAGGGTGGAAAATCGATGAATTCGTCATAATCGTTGTTTAGTGTGATAAGACAGTCATTGAATTGAGTGGTTAAAACAACAGTTGAAATCACAGCTAATCTTCATAGCTGGGAATAAAAATTGGGGTCGTTTAACTGCTGGATTAGAATTGCTACCAGGGCAGTCCATCCAGTCTGCTGACTGGCACCCAACCCAAACCCGGTATCCCCATGAAAGTATTCATGGAAAAACAACAAATCTTGCCAATGGGGATCGTGCTGAAAGGGTTGTATCTCGCCATACATGGGCCGTTGACCATTGGGTTGTTTGCGAAATAAGTTGACCAACCGCTGGGATAACTCCTGCGCCACCTCCTTGAGAGTCATGTACTTGCCTGATCCGGTTGGGCACTCCACCTGAAAGGAATCACCAAAGTAGCGATAGTACCGCTGTAGAGATTCAATCAACAGATAATTCATCGGAAACCAGATGGGGCCGCGCCAGTTGGAATTTCCGCCAAAGTCTCCCGTAGTTGATTCGGCAGGTTCATAGTTGACGGAATAAGAATGGCCCTGGTAGTTCAACACATAAGGATGCTCCAGATGATAGCGAGACAAAGAACGAATGCCATAGGGGGAGAGAAATTCGTCTTCATTTAAGAGATGGCTAAGAATGCGTTTGAGTTGATCTGGCTTGGCGATCGCAAATAAAATTCGTTCCGTTTCTCCAGGGACTGACAGAAACGCACAGTTATCAAATAAGTCAGGTCGCTTTTGCTCTAGCCAATCTAGATCTTCCTTTAGCTCTGGCTCTAGGGTAAACGGTTCAGGTTCAAAAATAGCTACGGCAAATAGGGGGGCTAATCCCTCCAGGCTATAGACCTGAATCCGAATTTCCTGCCCATCGGGAAGCACTAGGGCACTGAAGTAAAAGCCGTCCGCCTCATCCCAGAGAGACAACTGGTTGTCTTGACCGATCTGATTCATTGCCTGAGCAATGCTGAGGGCGTGGCGCAGGAAAATGCAAGCCATCTGCCGATAGACCCGATCGTAGCAACCTAACTCGATGGCGATCCGCAAGAGATTCAACGAAAACATCCCCATCCAGGCTGTCCCGTCGGCTTGCTCCAGATAGCCTCCTGTGGGCAGGGGCGCACTCCGGTTGAAGATGGTAATGTTATCGAGTCCCAGGAATCCCCCCTGAAACAAATCGTTTTCCCCTTTATCCTCCAGATTCGTCCACCAATAATAGTTACCCAAAACCCTGTGAAAGATCTGCTCTAGAAAGACGCGATCGCCAATTCCCGTCGTTTCCTTTTCGTATTGATAGACCTTCCAGGCAGCCCAGGCTTGTATCGGCGGATTGACATCGCCAAAAGCCCATTCATAGGCAGGAATCTGCCCATTCAGATTGGTGTATCGCTTTCCACAGAGCAACAGCAATTGCTGTTTGGCAAAGTGCACATCCACCAGGGACAACACCACACAGTGAAACGACCAATCCCAGGCAGCAAACCAGGGATACTCCCAGGCATCGGGCATGGAGATGACATCCTTGGCATAGAGCATTTGCCAGTGGGCGTTACGCCCCGTCAGCCGGAATGCCGACGGCTTCGGTTCCGCAGGATCGCCCTGCAACCAGGTGTAGACATCGTAGTAATAAAACTGTTTACTCCACAGCAACGCTGCGATCGCCTGCCGTTGCACCAATCGATCATCCGGGCTGGCGTGGGGCAGCAAGGTTGCATAAAACTCATCTGCTTCTTGTTGTCTCTGATGAAATACCTTATCAAAATCATCATTAAAGGCTGCATCAACAGGCTGGTTAGTAAAGCGTAACTGCACTGTAACCGTCTGCTGGGCAGGTACCGTTAGATGATAGTGAGCCGCTGCCTTAGTCCCGATCAACTGGGGATTCACCGCTGCCCGATCGCCGTCAATCAGATAAGTATGAAAGGCATCCTTGACGTAGGGGGTGGGATTGGCAGAATTAAAGATTCGTTTGCAATTGGTTTC
This genomic interval carries:
- a CDS encoding MFS transporter encodes the protein MKKSALWFVIFLGVVSLCADATYEGARSITGAYLGSLGASGTIVGIVAGLGELIGYGFRLVIGYLSDRTRKYWGITTLGYFINTAVVPLLALTGTWQAAAGLMIAERTGKAVRTPPRDVLLSHAAMQVGRGFGFGLHEAMDQIGAVAGPLMVAAMLSWQFGYRGGFAILVIPAVLGLLVLLITQRIYPDPRDFEPPSPADLHTEGLPRRFWIYLGAIALIAAGYADFPLIAFHLQQAGTDTESQIPLLYALAMGVDAIAALAFGRWFDQIGLRSLMAAVGLSLFFAPLVFLGNAQLTILGMVLWGIGMGAQESIMKAAVAGIVPPERRGSAYGIFNTGYGLAWFAGSALMGVLYDFSLPALVIFSVLIQFAAIPALFWVSGRARRS
- a CDS encoding APC family permease yields the protein MVSPIIPPRQHRHYLTHWLLNQDRNKANERSFKHPWWQVMCLTGVDYFSTLGYQPGIAALAAGALSPLATLILVLVTLFGALPIYRQVAKFSPHGEGSIAMLERLLPRWQGKLFVLVLLGFACTDFIITITLSAADATAHLVENPLLSAFLQGQQVPLTLVLITLLAVIFLKGFQEAIGVALVLVATYLTLNLVVIGVAGYQMLQQPTLLGNWHTALTVTSPWRMIGVSMLLFPKLALGLSGFETGVALMPLVKGNPSDTDTQPAGRIRQTHQLLTAAAVIMSFFLLTSSVVTTVLIPAAAFQTGGQANGRALAYLAHQYLGNGFGTLYDLSTITILWFAGASAMAGLLNLVPRYLPRYGMAPEWAGAVRPLVLVFTAIAFTVTLVFDASVEAQGGAYATGVLVLMSSAAVAVTLAFHRRGAKRGAIAFGLIALVFFYTTIANIFERPDGIRIAVFFITAIISTSMVSRVFRSTELRVTGVELDETAQAFVAQFQAQPVRLIAHRRAKGESALEYQQKEQNVREDSHLSTSQPILFLEVQVFDASVFIDVIQVKGVEVGGYRILRVQSSAVPNAIAALLLYLRDQTGTLPHVYFEWGEGNPLKYLLRFIFLGEGDVPLVTREVLRKAEPDPLRRPHIHVSG
- a CDS encoding PepSY domain-containing protein, which produces MKAPTKLLIALSLLGTLGFGIAARSAFANQTRTTAATVPHHSMMMSQTSDGDGEMNPATEPPEHVQGEMRHPTQATQTLGDGDGEVAAQQEEQQESTQLQSLTRINADQARQAAEAAQRGNASQVTIDNEDGNLVYKVIVGQTEVTVDASNGRILQTEQAGVEQPGQGDAVYRSSIQVPNGQDDV
- a CDS encoding AI-2E family transporter, whose amino-acid sequence is MNWMNRFPWWINLSLAIILLALDVWIIFQLFQFFHSVIAIVVIATLLSFILEYPVYWLHRFRVPRLQAILLTLTVALLLLIVLGITLIPALIEQIDQLAKQLPTWIQSGTQQLTLLQSWAQSRNLPVDLGKLITRLEDRLSNQLQVLSGGVLTVLLDLVGRLLDLLITIVLTFYLLLHGDRLWDGIFQWFPATLQIQTRQALKQNFHNYFVGQSTLALLMGSAMTISFLVLQVPFGLLFGLGIGVMALFPFGASLSIVTVSLLLALQNIWLGIKVLIVAFLVDLVIENAIAPQLIGKFTGLNPAWILVSLLIGAKIGGILGVILAVPIASFIKSMLEYFYRGNALPQTKINPDVID
- a CDS encoding AI-2E family transporter, translated to MFTMLGFDKLPRWLVYEIAVPLTCLNLWLFYKIFQTFQTPFTILIVATLLSFLLGYPIRQIEKFGIQSGFSIVLILLITLSLLGVLGFNLLPILLQQLRELSDRLPVWLDSGSQQFQALDTWLAARHVPLNVTAIATKLTQMLPNEVADLPNQAAEIILGIADRLVEVLITIVFTLYLLLHGEKFWNGLLRWLPGEVGNQVRIAFQEQFRSYFIGQFTIALLMATALTIAFFILKIPYWLVFGTSIGLLALIPFGDTIGIFTSAVIISFKSVILGGELAIVALIIDQVVDNAVTPKILGNLIGLNPIWILLSLLIGSQLAGVLGLILAVPLAGSLKRIFEELMQTQATLPLEQQGDEL
- a CDS encoding VIT1/CCC1 transporter family protein — protein: MTNSSIFHPSGTHHIDPEELGGSAWMAGLTSFFLFAAGAIIPVLPFLFLQGAIALWISLLLSGLALFLIGAGITLLTGRSVLFSGSRQVLFGLAASGITFGIGRLLGVSLST
- a CDS encoding MGH1-like glycoside hydrolase domain-containing protein encodes the protein MVTNAEQQRIHDNAQGKANWYRWGSYLSERQWGTVREDYSDYGDAWNYFPHDQARSRAYRWGEDGLGGFCDENGEVCFALAFWNGQDPILKERLFGLTNSEGNHGEDVKEYYFYVDNTPSHAYMRWRYKYPQQAYPYDELVRVNGERSRQQPEYELIDTGIFEGDRYFDIEAEYAKASPEEICIRLHIANRGSNPAPLDVLPTLWLRNTWSWKGEQPPGHLFRADAGIIQLKHPALGTRWLYCDAFQGQTPTLLFTNNETNCKRIFNSANPTPYVKDAFHTYLIDGDRAAVNPQLIGTKAAAHYHLTVPAQQTVTVQLRFTNQPVDAAFNDDFDKVFHQRQQEADEFYATLLPHASPDDRLVQRQAIAALLWSKQFYYYDVYTWLQGDPAEPKPSAFRLTGRNAHWQMLYAKDVISMPDAWEYPWFAAWDWSFHCVVLSLVDVHFAKQQLLLLCGKRYTNLNGQIPAYEWAFGDVNPPIQAWAAWKVYQYEKETTGIGDRVFLEQIFHRVLGNYYWWTNLEDKGENDLFQGGFLGLDNITIFNRSAPLPTGGYLEQADGTAWMGMFSLNLLRIAIELGCYDRVYRQMACIFLRHALSIAQAMNQIGQDNQLSLWDEADGFYFSALVLPDGQEIRIQVYSLEGLAPLFAVAIFEPEPFTLEPELKEDLDWLEQKRPDLFDNCAFLSVPGETERILFAIAKPDQLKRILSHLLNEDEFLSPYGIRSLSRYHLEHPYVLNYQGHSYSVNYEPAESTTGDFGGNSNWRGPIWFPMNYLLIESLQRYYRYFGDSFQVECPTGSGKYMTLKEVAQELSQRLVNLFRKQPNGQRPMYGEIQPFQHDPHWQDLLFFHEYFHGDTGFGLGASQQTGWTALVAILIQQLNDPNFYSQL